A part of Gramella sp. MAR_2010_147 genomic DNA contains:
- the ychF gene encoding redox-regulated ATPase YchF yields the protein MKAGIVGLPNVGKSTLFNCLSNAKAQSANFPFCTIEPNVGVVNVPDQRLLKLEELVNPEKVIPATVEIVDIAGLVKGASKGEGLGNQFLGNIRETDAILHVLRCFEDDNIVHVDGSINPIRDKETIDMELQLKDLETAEKKLEKVKRAAKTGNKEAQKEEAALLKVKAGLEAGKSVRAIDLNEEERKEFIAPLQFITDKPVMYVCNVDEDAAVNGNAHVEKVKEAVKDENAEVLVLAVGTEADITELDDFEERQMFLQDIGLEEPGSAKLIRGAYELLNLQTYFTAGVKEVRAWTIPIGSSAPQAAGVIHTDFEKGFIRAEVIGYDDYVSLGSEAKVKEAGKMRVEGKEYIVKDGDVMHFRFNV from the coding sequence ATGAAAGCTGGAATTGTAGGACTACCTAACGTTGGAAAATCGACACTTTTTAATTGTTTGAGTAATGCCAAAGCTCAAAGTGCAAATTTTCCTTTTTGTACTATAGAGCCTAATGTTGGTGTTGTGAATGTTCCAGATCAAAGATTATTAAAGCTGGAAGAACTGGTAAATCCTGAAAAGGTAATTCCTGCAACCGTTGAGATCGTAGATATTGCGGGACTCGTAAAAGGTGCAAGCAAAGGAGAAGGTTTAGGGAATCAGTTTCTAGGTAATATAAGAGAAACAGATGCGATCCTGCATGTACTAAGATGTTTTGAGGATGATAATATTGTACATGTTGATGGCTCTATCAACCCTATAAGAGACAAGGAAACTATCGATATGGAACTTCAGCTTAAAGATCTTGAAACAGCTGAAAAGAAACTGGAAAAAGTTAAAAGAGCCGCCAAGACTGGTAATAAAGAGGCACAGAAGGAAGAAGCAGCTTTATTAAAGGTAAAAGCAGGGCTTGAAGCAGGGAAATCTGTAAGAGCTATAGATCTCAATGAAGAAGAAAGAAAAGAGTTTATCGCACCTTTACAGTTCATTACAGATAAGCCTGTTATGTACGTTTGCAATGTAGATGAAGACGCCGCAGTAAATGGCAATGCCCATGTGGAAAAGGTGAAAGAAGCTGTTAAAGATGAAAATGCCGAGGTTTTAGTGCTTGCAGTGGGAACTGAAGCAGACATTACCGAACTGGATGATTTTGAAGAAAGACAAATGTTTCTTCAGGATATTGGTTTAGAAGAACCGGGTTCTGCAAAACTCATTCGAGGTGCTTATGAATTGCTAAACCTTCAAACATATTTTACTGCAGGTGTAAAAGAGGTGAGAGCCTGGACTATACCAATTGGCTCTTCGGCACCACAGGCTGCCGGAGTGATACATACCGATTTTGAGAAAGGCTTTATTCGTGCTGAGGTAATTGGTTATGATGATTATGTGAGTTTAGGAAGTGAAGCCAAGGTAAAGGAAGCAGGTAAAATGCGCGTAGAAGGGAAAGAATATATCGTGAAAGATGGCGATGTAATGCATTTCCGTTTTAATGTTTAA
- a CDS encoding TonB-dependent receptor, whose product MTKFSIFIAVLLTPILLFSQEVTGVVTDNSGTPLPGVNVFEKGTENGTSTDFDGRYSIEVSAEATLVFSFVGFEEKEVAVDGRQQVDIVLADGVSLGEVQLVGSRSPKRTSTDTPVAVDVIDVSEVNTQTGKIEVNELLQYAAPSFNANKQSGSDGADHIDPASLRGLGPDQTLVLVNGKRRHQSSLINIFGTRGRGNTGTDLNAIPASSIKRIEILRDGASAQYGSDAIAGVINIVLKDAVEKFSGSVNYGFYNTNADGDFPEGTPNTDGNRLDTDRDGNAISDDQNFDGGSLKVAANYGFEIAEEGYANFTMEYLNKNKTLRPGFDFRRGFGEASIEGLNFMGNIAIPLSDNSEFYAFGGRNYRDTDAFAFTRNNPTARNVISVYPNGFTPRITSIITDNSVAAGFRTQTESGWNIDLSNTWGKNFFHYYIKGTINASLGDISPTDFDAGGHSLSQNVINLDFSKYYEDMLEGVNFAFGAEYRTENFEIFAGEEASYATYDVDGIPITNPDVQQQPIDPVTGDPRPGGSQGFPGYGPDNEVDRSRSNVSLYADAEFEFTEAFLLAAAARFENYSDFGSTINGKLAARLKATDDINIRGSVSTGFRAPSLAQIYYNLKFTNFVGGEALESLLSPNNSPVTASFGIGPLQEETAFNASLGFTANFGKFTATVDGYFINVQDRIVLTGNFDAPQIDNVEAAQFFANGADTETLGLDIVLSHEFELGEGKLSTSFIGNFNDMTITDVKNADLNEQTFFGERDKSFLLASAPDSKLTLNLNYNQDWFDIALGLTRFSDVTLLDFQMFEDVADYGSLANQVAAASDVYESKIVTDLNLGFKLNESLKLNVGSNNLFNVYPDQQDDWTEAGGYWDAVQMGFGGAYYYAKLNIRL is encoded by the coding sequence ATGACTAAATTTTCAATTTTTATTGCAGTCTTACTAACACCCATACTTCTCTTTTCACAGGAAGTTACCGGTGTAGTTACAGATAATTCCGGGACCCCGCTTCCCGGTGTAAATGTATTCGAAAAGGGAACTGAAAATGGTACCTCAACAGATTTTGATGGTCGCTATTCAATTGAAGTAAGTGCTGAAGCCACACTGGTCTTTAGTTTTGTAGGATTCGAAGAAAAAGAAGTAGCTGTAGACGGAAGACAACAGGTGGATATTGTATTAGCCGATGGTGTCTCCCTTGGCGAAGTACAACTTGTTGGTTCCAGGAGTCCGAAAAGAACATCAACAGACACGCCAGTAGCAGTAGACGTGATTGATGTAAGCGAAGTGAATACACAGACTGGAAAGATCGAAGTAAATGAACTATTACAATATGCCGCGCCTTCCTTTAACGCCAATAAGCAATCTGGTTCAGATGGTGCAGATCATATAGACCCTGCATCGCTAAGAGGTCTGGGGCCAGATCAGACATTAGTGCTGGTAAATGGAAAACGTAGACACCAGTCTTCACTTATCAATATCTTTGGAACCCGAGGCCGTGGTAATACCGGAACCGATCTCAATGCCATACCCGCCTCTTCTATTAAGAGAATCGAAATTCTTAGAGATGGTGCTTCTGCCCAATATGGCTCTGATGCTATTGCGGGGGTTATTAATATTGTTTTGAAAGATGCTGTAGAAAAATTTAGTGGAAGTGTTAACTATGGTTTTTATAATACAAATGCTGATGGTGACTTCCCCGAGGGGACTCCAAATACCGATGGAAATCGATTAGATACAGATAGAGACGGAAATGCCATTAGCGATGATCAGAATTTTGATGGTGGATCTTTAAAAGTTGCTGCAAATTATGGATTCGAGATCGCTGAAGAAGGTTATGCCAACTTCACAATGGAGTATCTAAACAAAAATAAAACGCTGCGTCCTGGATTCGATTTTAGACGTGGTTTTGGCGAGGCTTCTATTGAAGGTTTAAATTTTATGGGGAACATTGCGATTCCGTTATCAGATAATTCAGAATTTTATGCTTTTGGAGGTAGAAACTATCGGGATACCGATGCCTTTGCCTTTACACGTAACAATCCCACTGCGAGAAATGTTATAAGTGTTTATCCAAATGGTTTTACTCCCAGAATCACCTCTATAATTACAGATAATTCTGTTGCAGCAGGTTTCAGAACTCAAACTGAAAGCGGCTGGAATATAGATCTTAGTAATACCTGGGGAAAGAACTTTTTTCATTATTACATTAAAGGCACCATCAATGCTTCTTTAGGTGATATTTCTCCCACAGATTTCGATGCAGGCGGTCATAGTTTAAGCCAGAATGTTATTAACCTTGACTTCTCTAAATATTATGAAGACATGCTCGAGGGTGTAAACTTTGCATTTGGAGCAGAATACAGAACTGAGAATTTTGAAATTTTTGCCGGTGAAGAAGCTTCGTATGCCACCTATGATGTTGATGGTATCCCAATAACCAATCCAGATGTGCAGCAACAGCCCATAGATCCGGTAACTGGAGATCCAAGACCGGGCGGTTCCCAGGGATTTCCTGGATACGGACCAGATAATGAAGTGGACCGAAGCAGATCTAACGTGTCCCTATATGCAGATGCCGAATTTGAATTTACAGAAGCTTTCTTATTGGCTGCGGCAGCAAGATTTGAAAATTATAGTGATTTCGGAAGTACGATTAATGGAAAACTAGCTGCAAGGTTAAAGGCTACAGATGATATTAATATAAGAGGATCTGTGAGTACAGGTTTTAGAGCTCCTTCTTTAGCTCAGATATATTACAATCTTAAATTTACCAATTTTGTAGGTGGGGAAGCACTGGAATCTCTTTTGTCTCCAAACAATAGTCCGGTGACCGCATCTTTTGGCATTGGACCACTACAAGAGGAAACCGCTTTTAATGCCTCTTTAGGTTTCACCGCCAATTTTGGAAAGTTTACTGCCACAGTAGATGGATATTTTATCAATGTTCAGGATCGTATTGTATTAACAGGAAATTTTGATGCTCCGCAAATTGATAACGTAGAAGCGGCCCAGTTTTTCGCTAATGGTGCCGATACCGAGACACTAGGATTGGATATTGTACTATCGCATGAATTTGAACTTGGAGAAGGAAAACTTTCCACCAGCTTTATTGGGAATTTTAATGATATGACCATTACCGATGTAAAAAATGCTGATCTTAATGAACAAACCTTTTTTGGTGAAAGGGACAAATCATTTTTACTTGCTTCAGCACCCGACAGTAAATTAACATTGAATTTGAATTATAATCAGGACTGGTTTGATATAGCCTTAGGATTAACCAGATTTAGTGATGTTACTCTTTTGGATTTCCAAATGTTTGAGGATGTAGCAGATTATGGCAGTCTGGCAAACCAGGTGGCAGCTGCATCAGATGTTTATGAATCAAAAATCGTGACCGACCTTAATCTAGGTTTTAAATTGAACGAATCACTAAAACTGAACGTAGGAAGCAATAACCTGTTTAATGTATATCCAGACCAGCAGGATGACTGGACAGAAGCCGGCGGATATTGGGATGCTGTTCAAATGGGATTTGGAGGAGCTTATTATTATGCAAAGCTCAATATTAGATTATAA
- a CDS encoding class I SAM-dependent methyltransferase: MKDNFSTKSADYKKFRPDYPNEIYDFIKSNAHGFGKAWDCGTGNGQVAGKLAEFFYHVEATDISRNQLKHAVKKANINYSIQPSKKTDFKNDQFDLIIVAQAVHWFEFEKFYAEVKRCLKPDGIIVIMGYGLFKSSPGIDHIISHFYNNVIGSYWDPERKYLDENYQAIPFPFSEINTPEFQQTYNWDIEHLLGYLRTWSAVKHYEKENNYDPVKLTEEKLRASFGKKNRITFPILFRMGKITG; the protein is encoded by the coding sequence TTGAAAGATAACTTCTCAACAAAGTCTGCCGACTATAAAAAGTTTCGACCAGATTATCCAAATGAGATCTATGACTTTATAAAATCAAATGCACATGGTTTTGGGAAGGCCTGGGACTGTGGTACTGGAAACGGGCAGGTAGCTGGAAAATTAGCTGAATTTTTTTATCATGTAGAGGCCACAGATATTAGTAGAAATCAATTAAAGCATGCGGTTAAAAAAGCCAATATCAATTATTCAATTCAGCCTTCGAAAAAAACAGATTTTAAAAACGATCAATTTGATCTCATTATTGTTGCTCAGGCAGTACATTGGTTTGAATTTGAAAAATTTTATGCCGAAGTTAAAAGATGTCTAAAGCCTGATGGAATAATTGTGATCATGGGCTACGGGCTTTTTAAATCTTCTCCTGGAATTGATCATATCATCTCTCATTTTTATAATAATGTAATTGGTTCTTATTGGGATCCTGAACGAAAATATTTAGATGAAAACTACCAGGCGATTCCTTTTCCCTTTAGTGAAATTAATACTCCGGAATTCCAGCAGACTTATAATTGGGATATAGAACATTTACTGGGATACTTACGAACCTGGTCTGCCGTAAAACATTATGAAAAGGAAAATAACTACGATCCTGTAAAATTAACCGAAGAAAAACTACGTGCCTCCTTTGGAAAGAAGAACCGGATCACATTTCCAATACTTTTCAGAATGGGGAAAATTACCGGATAA
- a CDS encoding carboxypeptidase-like regulatory domain-containing protein: MKKFDTVLKGSMLSMVFLACMFFISTHSFAYQPADIEYVEYRGEVVNASNGRAISSAYLSLNNSNISTITNSDGEFSLKVPEDLTEATVTISVLGFQSKTLPLDYFKPEGTRIELEETVEELTEVNLYKATNANLLVKEMLDKKDDNYLSDQSLMTSFYRETIKKGWNNVSLSEAVVKIFKSPYNSSKKDLVSLYKARKSTNYDKLDTLALKLRGGPFNTLYLDMMKYTEYVLRPEMLNSYDFKFDEPTKINDRYTYVIDFKENDKSDPWYYGKLFIDAETSTLVKADYNLNVDDRDAAAAMFVKKKPNGSKVYPTELNYQVDYAQSNGKWHYAYGKAQLEYVVNWKRKIFNSKYKINSEMVVTDWQAYAGNDWKKTVDLINPNIVMVDDVAGFYDSEFWGSNNIIEPEKSIQNAIDKIKRRINDE; encoded by the coding sequence ATGAAAAAATTTGATACAGTTCTTAAAGGTAGCATGCTTTCCATGGTTTTCTTGGCATGCATGTTTTTTATATCGACACACAGTTTTGCTTATCAGCCTGCAGATATTGAATACGTTGAATATCGCGGCGAAGTTGTAAATGCTAGTAATGGCAGAGCGATATCTTCAGCATATTTATCATTGAATAATAGTAATATCTCTACTATAACAAATTCAGATGGAGAGTTTTCCCTTAAGGTACCTGAAGATCTTACCGAAGCAACGGTCACTATCTCTGTACTTGGTTTTCAAAGTAAAACTTTACCTCTTGATTATTTTAAGCCAGAAGGTACAAGAATAGAACTTGAAGAAACAGTAGAAGAGCTAACAGAAGTAAACCTATATAAGGCTACCAATGCAAATCTGCTGGTTAAAGAAATGCTTGATAAAAAAGATGATAATTATCTCTCAGATCAAAGCTTAATGACTTCTTTTTATAGAGAGACCATCAAAAAAGGCTGGAACAATGTTAGTCTTTCAGAAGCCGTTGTGAAGATTTTCAAAAGTCCTTATAATTCTTCGAAAAAGGACCTAGTTTCCCTCTATAAAGCTCGTAAAAGTACTAATTATGATAAACTGGATACACTGGCTTTAAAATTACGTGGAGGACCTTTTAATACGCTATACCTGGATATGATGAAATATACAGAATATGTTTTAAGACCGGAAATGCTTAATAGTTATGATTTTAAATTTGATGAGCCCACTAAGATTAATGACAGGTATACCTATGTTATAGACTTTAAGGAAAATGATAAGTCTGATCCCTGGTATTACGGTAAACTTTTTATTGATGCAGAAACCTCTACCCTGGTTAAAGCTGATTATAATTTAAATGTAGACGATAGAGATGCTGCCGCAGCAATGTTTGTAAAGAAAAAGCCAAACGGTTCTAAAGTGTATCCAACCGAATTAAATTACCAGGTTGATTATGCTCAAAGTAATGGAAAATGGCATTATGCCTACGGAAAAGCTCAGCTGGAATATGTTGTAAACTGGAAGAGGAAGATATTCAATTCTAAATACAAGATAAACAGTGAAATGGTGGTTACAGATTGGCAGGCATATGCCGGTAACGACTGGAAAAAAACAGTTGATCTAATTAACCCGAATATCGTAATGGTAGATGATGTCGCAGGATTCTATGATTCTGAATTCTGGGGAAGTAATAACATAATTGAACCGGAAAAATCTATTCAAAATGCCATTGATAAGATAAAACGAAGGATAAATGATGAATAA
- a CDS encoding 4Fe-4S dicluster domain-containing protein: MAIVITDECINCGACEPECPNTAIYEGADDWRYADGTDLEGNVVLPNGKEADANEAQEPISDELYYIVPDKCTECQGFHEEPQCAAVCPVDCCVPDDEHVESEEELLAKQRFMHHED, encoded by the coding sequence ATGGCAATTGTTATAACCGATGAATGTATAAACTGCGGGGCCTGTGAGCCAGAATGTCCTAATACCGCAATTTATGAAGGTGCTGATGACTGGAGGTATGCTGACGGAACCGATCTTGAAGGTAATGTAGTACTTCCAAACGGTAAAGAGGCCGATGCAAATGAAGCACAGGAACCTATAAGCGATGAACTCTATTATATAGTACCAGATAAATGTACAGAATGTCAGGGGTTTCATGAGGAGCCGCAATGTGCAGCTGTATGTCCTGTAGACTGTTGTGTGCCTGATGACGAGCATGTAGAAAGTGAAGAGGAATTATTAGCGAAACAACGCTTTATGCATCATGAAGATTAA
- a CDS encoding acyl-CoA reductase — translation MTIDDHKSHLITLGKFLKQFQVSNSVQDKDIPGNDKFFNEMDQKIDAAIHYNGWFNRENIIFSLQEWATALTTRNLKLWLADYDLSKSSEKTVGIVMAGNIPLVGFHDFLSVLVSGHKVLVKLSTNDKQLLPVIAAYLMNLDSRYENRIQFTEDRLKDFDAVIATGSNNTARYFEYYFKNKPSIIRKNRNSVAIITGSEKKEELQKLGEDIFRYYGLGCRNVSKLYVPENYDFDLFFKSMYDWNPIINQDKYANNYDYNKAVYLMSEFKLLDNGFLMLKEDKSFGSPIATLFYETYENEQKLKTILKENADKIQCVVKNEGNKQEVNFGQTQKPQLWDYADNIDTIDFLSKL, via the coding sequence ATGACAATTGATGACCATAAATCACATCTAATCACTTTAGGAAAATTCCTGAAGCAGTTTCAGGTATCCAATTCTGTTCAGGATAAGGATATTCCAGGAAATGATAAATTCTTTAATGAAATGGATCAGAAAATAGATGCTGCCATTCATTATAATGGATGGTTTAATCGGGAAAATATCATCTTTTCGCTACAGGAGTGGGCCACAGCTTTAACCACACGTAATTTAAAATTGTGGCTTGCAGATTATGATCTTTCAAAGAGCAGTGAAAAAACCGTTGGAATCGTCATGGCTGGAAACATTCCCCTGGTTGGATTTCATGATTTTCTTTCAGTTTTGGTTTCCGGACATAAAGTTCTGGTAAAGCTATCTACCAACGATAAACAGTTACTCCCTGTGATAGCAGCCTATTTGATGAATCTTGATAGTCGTTATGAAAACCGCATACAATTCACAGAAGATAGACTTAAAGATTTTGACGCAGTTATCGCCACGGGAAGCAATAATACAGCCAGATACTTTGAATATTATTTTAAGAATAAACCTAGTATTATAAGAAAGAACAGGAATTCAGTTGCAATTATTACTGGTAGCGAAAAAAAAGAAGAACTTCAAAAACTAGGTGAAGACATTTTTAGATATTATGGCCTGGGATGTAGAAATGTTTCAAAACTTTATGTTCCTGAAAATTATGATTTCGACTTGTTCTTTAAATCAATGTATGATTGGAATCCTATCATAAATCAGGATAAATACGCCAATAATTACGATTATAATAAAGCGGTCTATCTTATGAGTGAATTTAAGTTGCTAGACAATGGATTTTTAATGTTGAAAGAAGATAAAAGCTTTGGTTCTCCTATCGCTACCCTATTCTATGAAACATATGAGAATGAACAAAAATTGAAAACTATTTTAAAAGAAAATGCAGATAAAATTCAGTGTGTCGTGAAAAACGAAGGGAATAAACAAGAAGTTAACTTTGGACAAACTCAAAAACCCCAGCTTTGGGATTACGCAGATAATATTGATACTATAGACTTTCTTTCTAAACTCTAA
- the serC gene encoding 3-phosphoserine/phosphohydroxythreonine transaminase, whose product MKKHNFSAGPCILPQEVFKEASQAILDFNNSGLSILEISHRSADFVSVMDEAQSLALELLGLKDKGYKALFLQGGASMQFLMAAYNLLEKKAAYLNTGTWSSKAIKEAKLFGEITEVASSKDRNFNYIPKSYAIPEDIDYFHCTSNNTIFGTQIKEFPATGKTMVCDMSSDIFSRELDFAKFDLIYAGAQKNMGPAGTTLVVIKEDILGKVSRKIPSMMDYSVHISKDSMFNTPAVYAVYVSMLTLRWIKSKGGLKEMESLNNEKAHLLYSEIDRNPLFTGFAAKEDRSAMNATFNLTDESHKEIFDKLWKDAGVNGLNGHRSVGGYRASMYNALPLESVQVVVDCMKELENKV is encoded by the coding sequence ATGAAAAAGCACAACTTTAGCGCAGGCCCCTGTATCCTACCTCAGGAAGTATTTAAGGAAGCTTCACAGGCTATCCTGGATTTTAATAATTCAGGCTTATCGATTTTAGAGATTTCTCACCGTAGTGCAGACTTTGTTTCAGTTATGGATGAAGCACAATCGCTGGCGCTGGAATTATTAGGTTTAAAAGACAAAGGTTATAAAGCACTATTCCTACAGGGAGGAGCCAGCATGCAGTTTTTAATGGCAGCTTACAATTTGCTTGAGAAAAAGGCTGCTTATCTAAATACTGGTACCTGGTCTTCTAAAGCGATTAAAGAAGCTAAATTATTTGGAGAAATTACAGAAGTAGCTTCTTCTAAAGACAGAAACTTCAATTATATTCCGAAATCTTACGCTATCCCCGAGGATATTGATTATTTCCATTGCACAAGTAATAATACCATCTTCGGTACTCAAATAAAAGAATTTCCAGCCACAGGTAAAACTATGGTCTGCGATATGAGTAGTGATATCTTTTCAAGAGAATTGGATTTCGCTAAATTTGATCTCATCTATGCCGGAGCTCAAAAGAACATGGGGCCTGCGGGAACCACTCTTGTAGTAATTAAGGAAGATATTCTTGGTAAGGTTTCCAGAAAAATTCCTTCTATGATGGATTACTCTGTTCATATTAGTAAAGACAGTATGTTCAATACTCCGGCGGTCTACGCGGTCTATGTATCCATGCTTACGCTAAGATGGATAAAATCTAAAGGAGGTTTAAAGGAAATGGAATCGCTTAATAATGAAAAAGCTCATCTTCTTTACTCTGAAATAGACCGAAATCCTTTGTTTACCGGGTTTGCCGCTAAAGAAGATCGTTCTGCTATGAATGCAACATTTAACCTCACTGATGAATCCCATAAAGAAATATTTGATAAATTGTGGAAGGATGCCGGGGTGAATGGATTAAACGGGCATAGAAGTGTTGGGGGTTACCGCGCGTCTATGTATAATGCATTACCGCTGGAAAGTGTTCAGGTGGTGGTTGATTGCATGAAAGAACTGGAGAATAAAGTATAA
- a CDS encoding D-2-hydroxyacid dehydrogenase: MKVLANDGISKSGAETLKNAGFEVIIKKVAQEQLKDYLNQNAISVLLVRSATSVRKDIIDNCIHLKVIGRGGVGMDNIDVAYARSKGIAVINTPAASSSSVAELVFAHLFGGVRKLHDANRNMPLEGDSRFKDLKKAYAGGIELRGKTLGIIGFGRIGREVAKIALGVGMKVIASDKNIGEVEITLEFYNDQSIKIPIKTEPIDMLIKDSDYITLHVPAQDSPVIGAKEIAKMKDGVGIINTARGGVLDEEALLEGIESGKISFAALDTYENEPTPAIRLLMNESISLSPHIGASTNEAQERIGVELAEQIISILKKTKA; encoded by the coding sequence ATGAAAGTATTAGCAAATGATGGTATTTCGAAAAGTGGAGCAGAAACTCTAAAGAATGCCGGTTTTGAAGTTATTATCAAAAAGGTAGCGCAAGAGCAGCTCAAGGATTACTTGAATCAAAATGCCATTAGCGTACTCCTTGTAAGAAGTGCTACAAGTGTAAGGAAAGATATTATTGATAATTGTATCCATCTTAAAGTAATAGGTCGTGGAGGCGTTGGAATGGATAATATTGATGTTGCATATGCCAGAAGCAAAGGCATCGCTGTTATTAATACCCCTGCGGCTTCTTCAAGCTCGGTTGCTGAGCTTGTTTTTGCTCATCTTTTTGGAGGTGTGCGAAAATTACACGATGCCAACAGGAATATGCCTCTTGAGGGAGATTCCAGGTTTAAAGATCTAAAAAAAGCCTATGCTGGAGGCATTGAATTAAGAGGGAAAACTCTGGGCATTATAGGCTTTGGAAGAATTGGCCGTGAGGTTGCCAAAATTGCGTTGGGCGTTGGAATGAAGGTGATCGCAAGTGATAAAAATATTGGAGAGGTAGAAATAACCCTGGAGTTCTATAACGATCAAAGCATCAAAATTCCCATTAAAACAGAACCTATAGACATGCTCATCAAAGATTCAGACTATATAACACTGCATGTTCCAGCCCAGGATAGTCCTGTTATTGGAGCTAAGGAAATAGCGAAAATGAAAGATGGTGTTGGGATCATCAATACTGCCCGTGGTGGAGTTCTGGATGAAGAAGCCTTGCTTGAAGGTATAGAATCTGGAAAGATTTCTTTCGCGGCTCTGGATACTTATGAAAATGAACCTACTCCTGCGATAAGGTTATTAATGAATGAAAGTATTTCACTTAGTCCGCACATAGGTGCTTCAACAAATGAAGCCCAGGAACGCATTGGGGTTGAACTGGCTGAGCAGATCATCTCTATCCTTAAAAAGACAAAAGCATAA
- a CDS encoding DUF6146 family protein, with protein sequence MKNIVYIVLLGLFVYSCGSSGGKNFPSDKIDNAENDTVRIANDSLEYEIIIIEPGFNLFINSYARPRGYHSQSYLENKNQFLVTEYNQRVNQPFRYNPDLYINQINYDANIDYGYEVNYLLYNYFVFFSRHYNQRFSVPTRI encoded by the coding sequence ATGAAAAACATTGTATACATAGTGTTATTAGGTCTTTTCGTATATAGCTGCGGTTCATCTGGCGGAAAAAACTTTCCTTCAGACAAGATCGACAATGCCGAAAATGATACTGTGCGTATTGCAAATGACAGCCTGGAATACGAGATCATCATCATTGAACCTGGTTTTAATTTATTCATAAATTCTTATGCGAGACCAAGAGGTTATCATTCCCAATCTTATCTTGAAAATAAAAATCAGTTCCTCGTTACAGAATATAACCAGAGGGTAAACCAACCATTTAGATACAATCCAGATCTTTACATCAATCAGATCAATTATGACGCAAATATAGATTATGGTTACGAAGTGAATTATTTACTATATAACTATTTTGTTTTTTTTAGCAGGCATTATAACCAAAGATTTAGTGTCCCTACAAGAATTTGA
- a CDS encoding DUF6787 family protein, which translates to MKKLKDRWGIDSNWQLFIIFLVFAITGSTAAKLASPFVNLLGIYQETSHWAIYWFARIFLIFPIYQVLLVFFGWIFGQFQFFWAFEKKMLSRLGLAKVFKA; encoded by the coding sequence ATGAAAAAATTGAAAGATCGCTGGGGAATAGATTCCAATTGGCAATTATTCATCATATTTCTGGTTTTTGCAATCACTGGATCTACTGCGGCTAAGCTAGCGAGTCCGTTTGTGAATTTACTCGGGATTTATCAGGAAACCAGCCATTGGGCGATTTACTGGTTTGCTCGAATCTTTTTAATATTTCCAATTTACCAGGTTCTTTTGGTGTTCTTTGGATGGATCTTTGGTCAGTTTCAGTTTTTCTGGGCTTTTGAAAAGAAAATGTTGAGTAGATTAGGTTTAGCAAAAGTATTTAAAGCTTAA